In the Nitrospinota bacterium genome, one interval contains:
- a CDS encoding VOC family protein, translated as MIKKYLHTRFRVSDMEQSIKFYRDVLGMELIEQKTSPRGSKLVFLRFPATDCELELCSFPESGKVEVPEDLVHLAFEVENLDNCIFKLEHARIPITEGPIETSNGTRFIFTEDPDKYEIELMQCPR; from the coding sequence ATGATAAAAAAATATCTTCATACCCGCTTCCGTGTCTCGGACATGGAGCAATCTATTAAATTTTACCGGGATGTCCTGGGCATGGAACTTATCGAACAAAAAACCTCACCACGTGGTTCGAAGCTTGTTTTCTTGCGTTTTCCCGCGACAGACTGTGAGCTGGAGTTATGTTCTTTCCCCGAGTCGGGGAAGGTTGAAGTTCCCGAAGACCTGGTCCACCTGGCCTTTGAAGTCGAAAACCTGGATAACTGCATCTTCAAGTTGGAGCATGCCAGAATCCCAATCACCGAAGGGCCGATAGAAACCTCAAACGGCACTCGTTTCATTTTTACCGAAGATCCAGATAAATACGAAATCGAATTGATGCAGTGCCCCCGTTAG
- the moeB gene encoding molybdopterin-synthase adenylyltransferase MoeB — MALTQDQINRYSRHLLLPEVGVEGQEKICNARVLLIGTGGLGSPLALYLAAAGVGHLGLIDFDVVDLSNLQRQVAHGESTVGKLKVDSAKDRIADLNSSINVTTYNTRLSSENVMEIFADYDIIVDGTDNFPTRYLASDACVLLKKPYIYGCILRFEGQASVFDSRVGPCYRCLYPSPPPPGLVPSCAEGGVIGILPGIVGLIQANEVVKLILGAGDPLVGRLLLFDALSMKFREMKLRKDPSCPICGDNPTITELIDYEQFCGILPVEESASDAEMEIGVEQVKQMLDSKHTFKLIDVREPSEYDICKIEGATLIPLGDIEARDTSLLNGLNPNDEIVLHCKAGVRSMKALKALEEMGFSNLKSMRGGISEWSEKIDSSVPLY, encoded by the coding sequence ATGGCTTTAACACAGGATCAAATCAACCGTTATAGCCGGCATTTACTTTTGCCGGAAGTGGGGGTTGAGGGGCAGGAGAAAATCTGTAACGCCAGGGTGCTTTTGATAGGTACTGGCGGCCTGGGTTCTCCATTGGCATTGTATCTTGCCGCGGCGGGTGTAGGACACCTTGGTTTGATAGATTTTGATGTGGTGGATCTCAGTAACCTGCAAAGGCAAGTAGCGCATGGTGAATCAACAGTTGGAAAGTTGAAAGTGGATTCGGCGAAGGACCGTATTGCCGATTTGAATTCCAGCATAAATGTCACCACTTACAATACGCGCTTATCTTCAGAAAATGTGATGGAAATTTTTGCTGACTACGACATTATTGTCGATGGAACGGATAATTTCCCCACCCGTTATTTGGCCAGTGATGCCTGTGTGTTGCTGAAGAAGCCTTATATATACGGATGTATATTGCGTTTTGAAGGTCAGGCCTCCGTGTTCGATTCCCGCGTTGGGCCGTGTTACCGTTGCTTGTATCCATCGCCACCCCCACCAGGGCTTGTTCCCAGTTGTGCCGAGGGAGGTGTAATAGGAATTCTGCCGGGCATTGTCGGCCTGATTCAGGCAAACGAGGTGGTTAAACTGATATTGGGTGCAGGCGATCCGCTGGTGGGCCGACTTTTACTGTTTGATGCGTTATCCATGAAATTCAGGGAAATGAAATTACGCAAAGATCCATCTTGCCCGATATGTGGTGATAACCCGACCATCACCGAATTGATCGACTATGAACAGTTTTGTGGAATCCTGCCTGTTGAAGAGTCGGCTTCCGATGCCGAAATGGAAATTGGTGTGGAGCAGGTCAAACAAATGCTGGACTCAAAGCATACATTCAAGCTGATTGATGTGCGTGAGCCTTCCGAATACGATATCTGCAAAATTGAGGGAGCAACTTTGATTCCGCTCGGCGATATAGAAGCCAGAGATACTTCTCTTTTGAACGGATTGAACCCGAATGACGAGATTGTGCTTCATTGCAAAGCCGGGGTGCGATCGATGAAAGCGCTTAAAGCTTTGGAAGAAATGGGTTTCAGCAACCTGAAGAGCATGCGTGGGGGTATCAGTGAGTGGTCTGAGAAAATCGACTCCTCTGTGCCTTTATATTGA
- a CDS encoding ABC transporter ATP-binding protein produces MVNPVIQFIDVFKSYQSGSQKVKALEEVNLSLDTGDFVTIMGPSGGGKTTLLNLLAGLDLPDRGQIILNGRNVSDFSEHELTLLRRKEIGFVFQFFNLMPTLTVMENVELPLLLAHSSRTDGQRIKTLIDYVGLWHRADSFPTELSGGEMQRVAIARALVHQPVILLADEPTGNLDSENGQKIIELMKKASTDFETTVVMVTHNPQVAAIGNRHFEIRDGRLTDKTP; encoded by the coding sequence ATGGTCAATCCCGTCATTCAGTTTATTGATGTCTTCAAGTCTTACCAGAGCGGATCGCAAAAGGTGAAGGCATTGGAAGAGGTAAACCTGAGCCTTGATACCGGCGACTTTGTCACCATCATGGGTCCCAGTGGAGGAGGGAAAACCACCCTGCTCAACCTTTTAGCCGGACTCGACCTTCCCGACCGGGGACAAATTATCCTCAACGGCCGCAACGTATCAGACTTTTCCGAACACGAACTCACTTTACTGAGGCGAAAAGAGATAGGTTTCGTATTCCAGTTCTTTAACCTCATGCCCACCCTCACGGTGATGGAAAATGTAGAACTGCCTCTATTACTGGCACATTCATCCAGAACAGATGGTCAACGTATCAAAACCCTGATTGATTATGTCGGACTCTGGCACCGGGCTGATTCTTTTCCGACTGAACTTTCGGGTGGAGAAATGCAAAGAGTTGCCATCGCCCGTGCTCTCGTGCACCAGCCCGTCATCCTGCTTGCCGATGAACCGACCGGCAACCTGGATTCTGAAAATGGGCAAAAAATAATCGAACTCATGAAAAAAGCCTCCACCGATTTTGAGACAACGGTGGTCATGGTCACCCACAATCCTCAGGTTGCGGCTATAGGAAACCGCCATTTCGAAATTCGCGATGGCAGACTGACTGATAAAACACCGTGA
- the amrB gene encoding AmmeMemoRadiSam system protein B: MTIWGQAKKKIRQPAVAGRFYPAQRDALIREVETHIERDGKKSEALGIVSPHAGFMYSGDVAGAVYSRIEIPDTVILIGPNHTGRGETVAVMPEGVWSMPMGDIAIDRELANAICEETIIAKKDDSAHLFEHSLETQLPFLQYFKKDFQIVPICLRRVKISSCKELSEGIVRAVKRLGKPVLLVASSDMTHYESHDEAVVKDRMAINCVTNFDPVGLFQTVQSEMITMCGINPVTVMLMCAERLGAKEAELVKYMTSGEVSGDMDKVVGYAGMIVH, translated from the coding sequence ATGACAATCTGGGGTCAGGCGAAAAAGAAAATACGTCAGCCAGCAGTTGCTGGAAGATTTTATCCCGCTCAGCGTGATGCGTTGATCCGTGAGGTGGAAACACATATTGAACGGGATGGAAAGAAGAGTGAGGCTCTTGGCATTGTCTCGCCTCATGCCGGATTCATGTACTCAGGGGATGTGGCGGGAGCCGTGTATTCCCGGATTGAAATTCCGGATACGGTTATCTTGATAGGACCCAACCATACAGGCAGGGGTGAGACGGTTGCGGTCATGCCGGAAGGTGTCTGGTCCATGCCAATGGGTGATATCGCTATTGACCGGGAACTGGCTAACGCGATTTGTGAAGAAACGATCATTGCGAAAAAAGATGATTCGGCTCACCTGTTCGAACATTCCCTTGAGACCCAGCTACCTTTTCTGCAATATTTTAAAAAGGATTTTCAGATTGTCCCGATATGCCTAAGGCGTGTGAAAATTTCCTCCTGTAAAGAACTCAGCGAAGGCATTGTTCGTGCCGTCAAAAGATTGGGTAAGCCTGTTCTTCTTGTGGCCAGCTCAGACATGACTCACTATGAATCACACGATGAGGCAGTTGTTAAAGACCGCATGGCTATCAATTGTGTTACAAATTTTGACCCGGTGGGTTTATTTCAAACGGTACAATCTGAAATGATTACAATGTGTGGGATCAATCCTGTAACGGTCATGCTGATGTGCGCAGAAAGACTGGGTGCCAAAGAGGCTGAACTGGTCAAATACATGACGTCAGGCGAAGTCAGCGGCGATATGGACAAGGTAGTCGGTTACGCAGGAATGATAGTCCACTAG
- a CDS encoding pyridoxal phosphate-dependent aminotransferase, with amino-acid sequence MAISQKVTGFMEKSSWIRKMFEEGIRLKKEFGEDNVFDLSLGNPVMEPPREVRKALMDCASDESPGLHRYMPNAGFADVRDAIAKSLTPECKVDLTADDVVMVCGAAGGLNITLKTLLDPDDEVIIFTPYFVEYLFYADNHGGKAVAVPTLEDFQLDFEALKNALNKKTRAVIINSPNNPTGVVYSRSELQELANILKKHSEKLGRAVYLISDDPYKKITFDEVEVPNIMEFYPNSIYITSHSKDIALPGERIGFVVVHPECESVESLMAGLIFCNRVLGFVNAPALIQRVVKQVQGVTVDVEQYRRKRDYLYNQLVRIGYQVVKPQGAFYFFPKSPIEDEVEFVKKLAEQKVLVVPGRGFGLPGYFRISYCLPDSVIEGSIAGFEAAFKAS; translated from the coding sequence ATGGCAATATCGCAGAAAGTTACCGGGTTCATGGAGAAGTCTTCCTGGATTAGAAAAATGTTTGAGGAAGGCATCCGTCTAAAGAAGGAGTTTGGAGAAGACAATGTGTTCGACCTTTCTCTGGGCAACCCGGTGATGGAACCTCCCCGGGAGGTAAGAAAAGCATTGATGGATTGCGCGAGTGACGAGTCGCCGGGACTCCACCGCTATATGCCAAACGCGGGATTCGCCGATGTTCGTGATGCGATTGCCAAATCTTTAACTCCCGAATGCAAGGTGGATCTTACGGCTGATGATGTGGTCATGGTATGTGGCGCCGCGGGAGGACTCAATATAACCTTAAAAACCCTGCTTGACCCGGATGATGAAGTCATCATATTCACACCTTATTTTGTAGAATACCTGTTTTACGCTGACAATCATGGTGGCAAAGCGGTGGCTGTTCCCACGCTGGAAGATTTCCAACTGGATTTTGAAGCATTAAAAAATGCTCTAAACAAGAAGACCAGGGCAGTTATCATAAACTCCCCTAATAATCCTACCGGAGTTGTTTATTCACGATCTGAGTTGCAGGAGTTGGCGAATATTTTAAAAAAGCATTCAGAAAAACTTGGCAGGGCTGTTTATCTGATCTCAGATGACCCGTATAAAAAAATCACATTTGATGAAGTGGAAGTACCGAACATCATGGAGTTTTATCCAAACAGTATTTACATCACTTCACATTCCAAGGATATTGCCCTTCCTGGAGAGCGCATTGGTTTTGTGGTGGTGCATCCTGAATGCGAATCGGTCGAGTCACTCATGGCGGGATTAATTTTCTGCAACCGGGTGTTGGGATTTGTTAACGCCCCTGCGCTTATTCAACGTGTTGTGAAACAGGTGCAGGGAGTGACAGTGGATGTGGAACAGTATCGTCGAAAACGGGATTATCTATATAATCAACTAGTCCGGATCGGTTATCAGGTTGTGAAACCACAAGGAGCCTTCTATTTTTTCCCGAAATCCCCAATAGAGGATGAGGTGGAATTTGTTAAAAAGCTGGCTGAGCAAAAAGTGTTGGTGGTTCCGGGGAGAGGGTTTGGTTTGCCAGGTTACTTCCGCATATCCTACTGTTTGCCGGATTCTGTTATTGAGGGTTCTATTGCAGGGTTTGAGGCGGCTTTCAAAGCCTCCTAG
- a CDS encoding protein-L-isoaspartate(D-aspartate) O-methyltransferase — translation MPKIVSSGDFESARKEMVEDQIKRRGIHDAHVLQALLNVPRHLFVEPEFINKAYSDFALPIKENQTISQPYIVALMTQSAMLESDDRVLEIGTGSAYQAAVLAEIVKEVYTIEIIAPLANAAKSKLHELGYNNVTVRHGDGYRGWEEKSPFDAILITAATPKIPRPLIDQLKVGGRMVLPLGKTGSAQDLMVLTKQDDGKLKKSSIAGVVFVPMTGEIRR, via the coding sequence ATGCCCAAGATCGTTTCCTCTGGTGATTTTGAGTCGGCCAGAAAAGAGATGGTCGAAGATCAGATCAAACGTAGAGGCATTCACGATGCCCATGTTTTGCAGGCCCTGTTAAACGTACCCCGCCACTTATTTGTTGAGCCTGAATTTATCAATAAGGCATATTCCGATTTTGCACTCCCAATAAAAGAAAACCAGACTATTTCTCAGCCATATATTGTCGCGTTGATGACCCAGAGCGCGATGCTGGAATCCGATGACCGTGTTTTGGAAATTGGCACTGGCTCCGCTTACCAGGCGGCGGTTTTAGCGGAAATCGTCAAGGAAGTTTATACCATCGAAATTATTGCGCCATTGGCGAACGCTGCTAAAAGCAAACTGCACGAACTGGGTTATAACAATGTGACGGTTCGTCATGGTGATGGGTATAGGGGATGGGAGGAAAAATCTCCTTTTGACGCGATTCTCATTACTGCGGCTACGCCAAAAATACCCCGACCCTTGATTGACCAGCTAAAGGTAGGAGGCAGGATGGTTCTTCCACTGGGGAAAACAGGATCTGCGCAGGATTTGATGGTATTGACCAAACAGGACGATGGAAAACTGAAAAAGAGTTCCATTGCTGGTGTGGTGTTCGTGCCCATGACCGGAGAGATCCGTCGATGA